The following coding sequences are from one Cyanobium sp. AMD-g window:
- the dcd gene encoding dCTP deaminase produces the protein MSVLGREAILQAIEAGMIGVTPFVPERLGPASLDLTLAPTFRVFRKVHEVIEVREHTDYRTLTEKIVVPQGQHILIMPGETVLGITQERLRLGPGLCGWLEGRSRFARLGLMVHISAPFMGPGIDSQQVLEMSNFGPAPLAVHPGTAICQFVFQKLQGIESYAGRFAGQTEDSF, from the coding sequence ATGTCCGTTCTCGGCAGAGAGGCGATCCTGCAGGCGATCGAAGCGGGCATGATCGGGGTGACGCCCTTCGTTCCCGAGCGGCTGGGCCCCGCCTCTCTCGACCTCACCCTTGCCCCCACCTTTCGCGTCTTCCGCAAGGTGCACGAGGTGATCGAGGTGCGCGAGCACACCGACTACCGGACGCTCACCGAGAAGATTGTGGTGCCCCAGGGCCAGCACATCCTGATCATGCCGGGCGAGACGGTGCTCGGCATCACCCAGGAGCGGCTGCGTCTGGGCCCCGGGCTGTGCGGCTGGCTGGAGGGCCGCAGCCGTTTCGCGCGGCTGGGCCTGATGGTGCACATCAGCGCCCCCTTCATGGGGCCGGGGATCGACAGCCAGCAGGTGCTGGAGATGAGCAACTTCGGTCCCGCTCCGCTCGCCGTGCATCCCGGCACCGCGATCTGCCAGTTCGTGTTTCAGAAGCTGCAGGGTATCGAGAGTTACGCCGGCCGCTTCGCCGGCCAGACGGAGGATTCCTTCTGA
- a CDS encoding class I SAM-dependent methyltransferase, producing MARVGPGQHVLDVAAGAGEQTTGMARRVGPSGSVLATDLSPAILDFARQAALEAGLKNVQTQVMDGENLELPDEAMDVVVSRVGLIYFPDQHRALTEMKRVLKPGGRVGAITYSSPENNAFFSVPVAIIRRRAGLPPPLPGQPGPFSLGAPGVLEAAYRQAGFRDIEVRVVPSPLRLPSAAECVRFERESFGALHQMLAGVPEEERPSVWEEIEQELRTFEAADGFIGPCEMVVGVGVN from the coding sequence ATGGCGCGCGTTGGTCCAGGGCAGCATGTTCTGGATGTGGCCGCCGGCGCCGGCGAGCAGACCACGGGGATGGCGCGACGGGTCGGCCCATCCGGTTCGGTCCTGGCCACCGATCTTTCGCCAGCCATTCTGGACTTTGCCCGCCAGGCCGCCCTTGAGGCTGGCCTGAAGAATGTGCAGACGCAGGTGATGGATGGCGAGAACCTGGAGTTGCCCGACGAGGCGATGGACGTGGTGGTCTCTCGCGTCGGTCTGATCTATTTCCCCGACCAGCACAGGGCGCTCACGGAGATGAAGCGTGTGCTCAAGCCGGGTGGTCGGGTGGGAGCCATCACCTACTCCTCACCGGAGAACAATGCGTTCTTCTCTGTGCCCGTGGCGATCATCCGTCGGCGTGCCGGGTTGCCACCCCCGCTCCCGGGCCAGCCCGGCCCCTTCAGCCTCGGTGCTCCAGGAGTTCTGGAGGCTGCCTATCGCCAGGCGGGGTTTCGTGACATTGAGGTTCGTGTGGTGCCTTCGCCGCTGCGGCTGCCATCCGCGGCGGAGTGTGTGCGATTCGAGCGGGAGTCGTTTGGTGCCCTGCACCAGATGCTGGCCGGTGTGCCCGAGGAGGAGCGGCCGTCGGTGTGGGAGGAGATCGAGCAGGAACTCAGGACATTCGAGGCTGCCGATGGATTCATCGGACCCTGCGAGATGGTGGTGGGGGTCGGCGTGAACTGA
- a CDS encoding rhodanese-like domain-containing protein: MTSPCLRRRWRLAVAALAALAAAVHGIGVGRGGPAAGATDSELAAEVGRRYGGMKRLLFPGQPEMTVAEWLARPKDRPAVLVDVREPHERRVSMLPGAITKEDFERNSARYSSWVVVPYCTIGLRSGIYTRELRGRGFEVRNLAGSALAWAHTGLPFEASGKATRRVHVYNADWNLLPRGYEPVVSKAPPASGP; encoded by the coding sequence ATGACATCCCCTTGCCTGCGCCGGCGATGGCGGCTGGCCGTCGCCGCCCTGGCCGCTCTCGCCGCCGCCGTTCACGGGATCGGCGTGGGCCGCGGGGGGCCGGCAGCGGGCGCCACCGACAGCGAACTGGCGGCGGAGGTGGGGCGCCGCTACGGGGGCATGAAGCGTCTGCTGTTTCCCGGCCAGCCGGAGATGACCGTGGCCGAGTGGCTGGCACGGCCCAAGGACCGGCCGGCGGTGCTGGTCGATGTGCGCGAACCGCACGAACGGCGCGTCTCGATGCTGCCGGGGGCGATCACGAAGGAGGACTTCGAGCGCAACAGCGCCCGCTACAGCTCCTGGGTCGTGGTTCCGTACTGCACCATCGGCCTGCGCAGCGGGATTTACACCAGGGAACTCAGGGGCCGGGGGTTTGAGGTGCGCAACCTGGCGGGCAGTGCGCTGGCCTGGGCCCATACCGGCCTGCCGTTCGAAGCCAGTGGCAAGGCCACCCGCCGGGTGCACGTCTACAACGCCGATTGGAACCTGCTGCCCCGCGGCTACGAGCCCGTCGTTTCGAAGGCGCCGCCGGCCAGCGGCCCCTAG
- a CDS encoding glycosyl hydrolase family 57, with protein sequence MTDPALPPIAGSEAEILALVQQPGPVFLPRTNLRLEEIRSGFACALHMHQPTIPAGAHGELISHLQYMFDHQGEGDNHNAEPFAQCYRRLVDLLPQLIGEGCNPRIMLDYSGNLLWGLEQMGRRDVLDALKQLACDPALQPHVEWLGTFWSHAVAPSTPIPDLKLQILAWQHQFAALFGRDALERVKGFSPPEMHLPNHPDTLFEFVKALKECGYRWLLVQEHSVENLDGTSLSQQQKYLPNQLVARNSSGEEMSITVLVKTQGSDTKLVGQMQPCYEALGLGRQPLGATTVPSLVSQIADGENGGVMMNEFPSAFLQAHHAIAAKGSDQATVAINGTEYLELLEAAGVAASEFPTIQAVQQHKLWQQLDGSPTPSATTAAIAQLQASDPAFSMAGASWTNDLSWVEGYANVLEPMNQLSARFHQLFDPLVAQDPGVTRTPRYQRALLHLLLLETSCFRYWGQGTWTDYASEIHRRGEAAIGHT encoded by the coding sequence ATGACCGACCCAGCCCTGCCGCCGATCGCTGGTTCAGAAGCGGAGATCCTTGCCCTGGTGCAGCAGCCCGGCCCCGTGTTTCTGCCCCGCACCAACCTCAGGCTGGAGGAGATCCGTTCCGGGTTTGCCTGCGCGCTCCACATGCACCAGCCCACGATTCCAGCCGGGGCGCATGGCGAGCTGATCTCCCATCTGCAGTACATGTTCGATCACCAGGGTGAAGGAGATAACCACAACGCCGAACCCTTTGCCCAGTGCTACCGGCGCCTGGTCGACCTCCTTCCCCAGCTGATCGGGGAGGGCTGCAATCCCCGGATCATGCTGGATTATTCGGGCAATCTGCTCTGGGGCCTGGAGCAGATGGGCCGGCGCGATGTGCTTGATGCCCTCAAGCAACTCGCCTGCGATCCCGCGCTTCAGCCCCATGTGGAGTGGCTCGGCACCTTCTGGAGCCACGCCGTGGCCCCCTCCACCCCCATCCCCGATCTGAAGCTGCAGATCCTGGCCTGGCAGCACCAGTTTGCCGCCCTGTTCGGGCGGGACGCCCTGGAGCGGGTGAAAGGCTTTTCGCCCCCGGAGATGCACCTGCCCAACCATCCCGACACGCTGTTTGAGTTCGTCAAGGCCCTCAAGGAATGTGGTTATCGCTGGCTGCTGGTGCAGGAGCACAGCGTTGAAAACCTCGATGGCACCAGCCTGTCTCAGCAGCAGAAATACCTTCCCAATCAGCTGGTGGCGCGCAACTCCAGTGGCGAGGAGATGTCGATCACGGTGTTGGTCAAGACCCAGGGCTCCGACACCAAGCTGGTGGGCCAGATGCAGCCCTGCTACGAGGCCCTGGGGCTTGGCCGGCAGCCGCTGGGGGCCACCACGGTGCCATCGCTGGTGTCGCAGATTGCCGATGGTGAGAACGGCGGCGTGATGATGAATGAGTTCCCGTCCGCCTTCCTCCAGGCCCATCACGCCATCGCCGCCAAGGGGAGTGATCAGGCCACGGTGGCGATCAACGGCACGGAGTATCTCGAGCTGCTTGAGGCTGCCGGTGTGGCCGCCAGTGAATTCCCGACGATTCAGGCGGTGCAACAGCACAAGCTCTGGCAGCAGCTGGACGGCTCACCCACCCCCTCGGCCACCACAGCGGCCATCGCCCAGCTCCAGGCCAGCGACCCGGCCTTCTCGATGGCCGGCGCCTCCTGGACCAACGACCTCAGCTGGGTGGAGGGCTACGCCAACGTGCTGGAGCCGATGAACCAGCTCAGCGCCCGCTTCCACCAGCTGTTCGACCCCCTGGTGGCCCAGGATCCTGGCGTGACCCGGACCCCCCGCTATCAACGGGCCTTGCTGCACCTGCTGCTGCTGGAAACCAGCTGCTTCCGCTACTGGGGCCAGGGCACCTGGACCGATTACGCCAGCGAGATCCACCGGCGTGGCGAAGCGGCGATCGGCCACACCTAG
- a CDS encoding GAF domain-containing protein — protein sequence MPAKVAPREAARLEALKDYRILDTDAEQSYDEITFLAAQLCDVPIALISLVDADRQWFKSKVGLDVSETSRDVSFCAHAILGDRTLVVKDAREDERFSDNALVCSEPNIVFYAGVPLCTPSGARIGSLCVIDRRPRDLSDLQIRSLETLAHQVVLQLELKRVSDQLAAALQRIDVMEQLIPICSYCKGIRNDQGYWGTVEAFIKSHDNVEFSHGVCDACMAKYFPEVAALGRETSGQDDPL from the coding sequence ATGCCCGCGAAAGTGGCTCCCCGCGAGGCGGCACGGCTGGAGGCCCTGAAGGACTACCGCATCCTTGATACGGACGCCGAGCAGTCGTACGACGAGATCACCTTTCTGGCCGCCCAGCTGTGCGATGTGCCCATCGCCCTGATCAGCCTGGTGGACGCTGATCGGCAGTGGTTCAAATCCAAGGTGGGGCTGGATGTCAGCGAAACGAGCCGCGATGTGTCCTTCTGTGCCCACGCCATCCTCGGCGACCGCACCCTGGTGGTGAAGGATGCCCGGGAGGACGAACGCTTCAGCGACAACGCCCTGGTCTGCAGCGAACCCAACATCGTCTTCTACGCCGGAGTGCCGCTCTGCACACCCTCCGGCGCCAGGATCGGCTCGCTCTGCGTCATCGATCGCCGCCCCCGCGACCTCAGCGACCTGCAGATCCGATCGCTGGAGACCCTGGCCCATCAGGTGGTGCTGCAGCTGGAGCTGAAGCGGGTCTCCGATCAACTCGCCGCTGCCCTGCAGCGCATCGATGTGATGGAGCAGCTGATCCCGATCTGCTCCTACTGCAAGGGCATCCGCAACGACCAGGGCTACTGGGGGACGGTGGAGGCGTTCATCAAGAGCCACGACAACGTGGAGTTCTCCCACGGCGTCTGCGATGCCTGCATGGCGAAATACTTCCCGGAGGTGGCTGCGCTCGGCAGGGAAACGTCAGGGCAGGACGATCCGCTCTGA